A portion of the Deinococcus peraridilitoris DSM 19664 genome contains these proteins:
- a CDS encoding Leu/Phe/Val dehydrogenase: MLMFQEIQARGHEQVTVVHHAPSGLRAVIAVHSSVLGPAIAGCRLMPYEEDRALRDALALSESLTYKAALAGLNLGGGACILLAPEGGDFELHGREALFRALGRQVRLLGGRLVLTEDVGVVGNDIAYAAQETSHTLGMNTDTPAVTAYGVYRGMKAAARYHLGGESMRGVRVAILGAGSVGRALATHLLREGAKITVADLKPEKAALLAEDLEGPITVTNADAIFDAPCDIFSPCGFGHSIRSPNVPRLQAKMIAGGEHNPLTPRGQALLKEAGIVYIPDFAINAAGLIAASSGASAEEAAERVYQNVLHLNLQSSRTGRAPHEVARELAAHRIRLIGSLGSMSNER; encoded by the coding sequence ATGCTGATGTTTCAAGAAATCCAGGCGCGCGGGCACGAACAGGTCACAGTGGTGCACCACGCGCCCAGCGGTCTGCGCGCCGTGATCGCCGTGCACTCCAGTGTGCTCGGTCCGGCCATCGCAGGCTGCCGCCTGATGCCTTACGAAGAAGACCGGGCGCTTCGCGACGCACTCGCCCTCAGCGAATCACTGACCTACAAAGCCGCCCTCGCTGGCCTCAATCTGGGCGGCGGTGCCTGCATTCTGCTCGCTCCGGAAGGCGGAGATTTCGAGTTGCACGGCCGAGAGGCCCTCTTTCGCGCCCTTGGCCGTCAGGTCCGGCTGCTCGGTGGTCGCCTCGTGCTGACCGAAGATGTCGGGGTCGTGGGCAACGACATCGCCTACGCTGCCCAGGAAACCTCGCACACGCTGGGCATGAACACCGACACGCCCGCGGTCACGGCTTACGGGGTATACCGGGGCATGAAAGCCGCTGCCCGCTACCACCTGGGTGGTGAAAGCATGCGCGGAGTGCGGGTCGCCATTCTCGGTGCGGGCTCGGTGGGCCGCGCGCTCGCCACCCACCTGTTGCGGGAGGGAGCCAAAATCACCGTGGCCGACCTGAAACCCGAAAAAGCGGCGCTTCTGGCCGAGGACCTCGAAGGGCCCATCACCGTCACCAACGCAGACGCCATTTTCGACGCGCCCTGCGACATCTTTTCGCCGTGCGGCTTCGGGCACTCCATTCGTAGCCCGAACGTGCCCCGGCTGCAAGCCAAGATGATTGCGGGCGGCGAGCACAATCCCCTGACCCCGCGAGGTCAGGCCCTGCTGAAAGAAGCCGGCATCGTGTACATTCCCGACTTTGCGATCAACGCCGCCGGTCTGATCGCCGCTTCCAGCGGCGCAAGTGCCGAGGAGGCTGCCGAGCGCGTCTATCAGAACGTGCTGCACCTCAACTTGCAGTCGAGCCGCACCGGACGCGCGCCTCACGAGGTGGCGCGTGAACTGGCCGCCCACCGCATCCGTCTCATCGGCTCGCTTGGCAGCATGAGCAACGAACGATGA
- the udk gene encoding uridine kinase: MTDLHFPSAGTAKEPFVIGVAGGSGSGKTTVTLRVVSTVGAAGAAVLNQDNYYRDQSDIPFDARLGTNYDHPAAFDWELLLAHLDALTSGVPIEMPTYDFTQHTRAARTQTVLPAPVVVLEGFFALYDARLRDRMHLKVFVDADADVRFIRRFLRDTSERGRTPDSVIQQYLDYVRPMHLQFVEPTKRYADVIIPHGGMNEPALDMLTARIRATLPGTA; the protein is encoded by the coding sequence ATGACCGATCTCCATTTTCCCTCGGCTGGCACTGCCAAAGAACCCTTCGTGATCGGCGTGGCCGGCGGCAGCGGCAGCGGCAAGACCACCGTCACCCTGCGGGTGGTGAGCACTGTCGGGGCCGCGGGGGCCGCCGTGCTGAACCAGGACAACTACTACCGCGATCAGAGCGACATTCCCTTCGATGCGCGCCTGGGCACCAACTATGACCATCCGGCCGCCTTCGACTGGGAACTGCTGCTCGCCCACCTCGACGCCCTCACGAGCGGGGTGCCCATCGAGATGCCCACCTACGACTTCACGCAGCACACCCGCGCAGCGCGGACCCAGACGGTGCTGCCCGCGCCGGTGGTGGTACTGGAGGGCTTCTTTGCCCTGTACGACGCCCGGCTGCGCGACAGGATGCATCTCAAGGTCTTCGTGGACGCCGACGCGGACGTGCGCTTCATCCGACGCTTCCTGAGAGACACCAGCGAGCGTGGCCGCACGCCCGACAGTGTCATTCAGCAGTACCTCGACTACGTCCGTCCGATGCACCTGCAATTTGTCGAGCCCACCAAGCGCTATGCAGACGTCATCATTCCGCACGGCGGCATGAACGAACCGGCCCTGGACATGCTGACCGCGCGCATTCGGGCCACGCTGCCGGGCACCGCCTGA
- a CDS encoding DUF5693 family protein, which translates to MLSSPPSPAPLRLARRLLLTLLLVSLIPALLLGWSRVRYEQNSRTVAIVMDYAALVSQARGLGRDSGELLAEYRALGVNGVALMEETVQTRIARGEIIARTGAELYADFPGKGFDPSWTYLRSVQPGAAEAIRERYVYRTRNVELEGKQWIGWPVDITGLAAGPNIRLIDSLKAGGFQVVYRPYDSTAARDVASDWPDVPFIAFNGLKVVGADSPERLKLVDERLGARVPAIIEMNPQKGMAALIENRPAIRMFSIRPEWQELLRPDELASKFVLAARERSHRLLFVRPFQTVDDTRDFLTRVKGGLDRADISIGAPAVADYSPNGTLRVLSLFGPLIALALLALSYPLTRLGMLIALGTVALVVVVNLKSPLGAGALLAAVVFPALGFVMRRHRPTDWLIATGFSLMGVAFVAALGADRLSMLGLDPFRGVSLTLIMPLGLFALSLLPRQDIRKTLSDLYHYPLRLGDVAIIVVALAAIALMVLRRGNTPAVGVSDAETRVRALLQDNLIRPRFKEIVGHPLAILGLSGRLPPYFTSLLLMGGVVAQASVLNTFAHFHTPLLISLQRVVNGVAIGGLIGFVLLPLLAWGIKVMRGGPKSADTLRPPTRSQAVKGTD; encoded by the coding sequence GTGTTGTCGTCACCACCCTCACCTGCCCCGCTGCGCCTCGCGCGCCGACTTTTACTGACCCTGCTGCTCGTGAGCCTTATTCCGGCGTTGCTGTTGGGCTGGTCGCGCGTTCGCTACGAACAGAACTCCCGCACCGTGGCGATCGTGATGGACTACGCCGCCCTGGTGTCTCAGGCGCGCGGCCTGGGCCGCGACAGCGGTGAACTGCTGGCCGAGTATCGCGCTCTGGGAGTCAACGGCGTCGCGCTGATGGAGGAAACCGTGCAGACCCGCATCGCGCGCGGGGAAATCATCGCGCGCACGGGCGCCGAACTCTACGCCGACTTTCCCGGCAAGGGCTTTGATCCCAGCTGGACCTACCTGCGTTCGGTACAGCCGGGCGCGGCCGAAGCCATCCGCGAGCGCTACGTCTACCGGACCCGCAACGTCGAGCTCGAAGGAAAACAGTGGATCGGCTGGCCGGTGGACATCACCGGACTGGCCGCCGGACCCAACATCCGCCTGATCGACTCGCTCAAAGCCGGGGGCTTTCAGGTGGTATACCGGCCTTACGATTCCACTGCAGCGCGTGACGTGGCCTCCGACTGGCCCGACGTACCCTTCATCGCCTTCAATGGTCTCAAGGTCGTCGGCGCCGACAGTCCTGAGCGCCTGAAACTGGTCGATGAGCGCCTGGGTGCGCGCGTTCCCGCCATCATCGAGATGAACCCGCAAAAGGGCATGGCGGCCCTGATCGAAAACCGTCCGGCCATCCGCATGTTCTCGATTCGCCCCGAGTGGCAGGAATTGCTGAGGCCCGACGAACTGGCCAGCAAATTCGTGCTGGCCGCGCGCGAACGCAGTCACCGGCTGCTGTTCGTGCGGCCCTTTCAGACCGTTGACGACACCCGTGATTTCCTGACGCGCGTGAAAGGCGGCCTCGACCGCGCCGACATCAGCATCGGCGCCCCCGCGGTGGCGGACTACTCACCCAACGGTACCCTGCGCGTGTTGTCTCTTTTCGGCCCGCTGATCGCGCTGGCCCTGCTCGCTTTGAGCTATCCGCTCACGCGCCTGGGGATGCTGATCGCGCTCGGCACCGTGGCACTCGTGGTGGTCGTCAACCTCAAGTCGCCGCTGGGAGCGGGCGCCCTGCTCGCCGCCGTGGTCTTTCCGGCGCTGGGCTTCGTGATGCGTCGCCACCGACCGACCGACTGGCTGATTGCCACCGGTTTCAGCCTCATGGGCGTGGCCTTCGTGGCGGCGTTGGGCGCCGACCGCCTGTCGATGCTGGGCCTCGATCCATTTCGTGGCGTGAGCCTCACCCTGATCATGCCGCTCGGCCTGTTCGCGCTGAGCCTGCTGCCCCGTCAGGACATCCGTAAGACCCTCAGCGACCTCTACCACTACCCGCTGCGGCTCGGTGATGTCGCCATCATTGTGGTGGCACTCGCGGCCATTGCCCTGATGGTGCTGCGTCGTGGCAACACGCCTGCCGTGGGCGTCAGCGACGCCGAGACGCGCGTGCGTGCCCTGCTGCAGGACAATTTGATCCGGCCACGCTTCAAGGAAATTGTCGGGCACCCGCTTGCCATCCTGGGTCTCTCGGGTCGGTTGCCGCCCTACTTCACTTCCCTGCTGTTGATGGGCGGTGTCGTCGCGCAGGCCAGCGTGCTGAACACTTTCGCGCACTTTCACACGCCCCTGCTGATTTCTTTGCAACGCGTCGTCAACGGTGTCGCCATCGGCGGCCTGATCGGCTTCGTGCTGCTTCCGCTGCTGGCCTGGGGCATCAAGGTCATGCGTGGCGGCCCGAAAAGCGCCGACACCTTGAGGCCTCCTACGCGCTCCCAGGCTGTCAAGGGCACGGATTGA
- the csaB gene encoding polysaccharide pyruvyl transferase CsaB — MKILLSGYYGFHNTGDEAIALAITRELSTRGHSVNVLSATPEETARAFGVASAHRMRLLNVLKAVLSADVVLSGGGGLLQDRTSSRTLTYYLAVIRLARLLGKRTVVFNQSIGPLSPVGGKRVAAALRAVPAIVRDRLSLDTLSQLGVQARLGGDPALLLRASEGTRHENRVILAPRAGERGATERLAELARALRSAGREVVCLSFHPPHDDQEARLIGGEVISTSDPQTALDAIAGAGFVVGVRLHAVILAAAAGVPFAGVSYDPKVAGFCADAGALAVTTDFDPAWLGQEILAGRSVDWHAVGAMKQRAKDSFDWALAR; from the coding sequence ATGAAGATTCTGCTGAGCGGCTACTACGGCTTTCACAACACCGGTGACGAAGCCATCGCCCTGGCCATCACCCGCGAACTGAGCACACGCGGACACAGCGTGAACGTCCTGTCCGCCACGCCCGAGGAGACGGCGCGCGCCTTCGGTGTGGCCAGCGCTCACCGCATGCGGCTCCTGAACGTGCTGAAGGCTGTGCTGAGCGCGGACGTGGTTCTCTCAGGCGGCGGTGGCCTGCTGCAGGACCGTACCTCGTCACGCACGCTGACCTATTACCTTGCTGTGATTCGCCTCGCACGTCTGCTGGGCAAGAGGACAGTCGTGTTCAACCAGAGCATCGGACCGCTCAGCCCGGTCGGCGGCAAACGGGTCGCGGCGGCCCTGCGGGCGGTGCCGGCCATCGTGCGCGACCGCCTCAGCCTGGACACCCTTTCACAGCTGGGCGTGCAGGCACGTCTCGGCGGCGACCCGGCGCTGCTGCTGCGGGCCTCAGAAGGAACGCGGCATGAAAACCGCGTGATTCTCGCTCCACGGGCAGGCGAGCGCGGAGCGACCGAGCGGCTGGCCGAGCTGGCGCGCGCGCTGCGCTCGGCCGGACGCGAAGTCGTCTGCCTGAGCTTTCACCCGCCGCATGACGACCAGGAGGCGCGGCTGATCGGTGGTGAGGTGATCTCGACGAGCGATCCGCAGACGGCGCTGGACGCCATCGCCGGCGCGGGCTTCGTGGTTGGTGTTCGCCTGCACGCCGTGATTCTCGCGGCAGCGGCAGGTGTGCCCTTCGCGGGGGTGAGCTACGATCCCAAGGTGGCGGGTTTCTGCGCCGACGCCGGTGCGCTCGCCGTCACGACCGACTTCGACCCGGCTTGGCTGGGCCAGGAAATACTGGCGGGCCGCTCGGTGGACTGGCACGCCGTGGGTGCCATGAAACAGCGCGCGAAGGACAGTTTCGATTGGGCACTCGCACGCTGA
- a CDS encoding GNAT family N-acetyltransferase yields the protein MIRYISALDDIGAGQLQGFFVGWPRPPAPETFLRLLQGSYRVILAVDGKRVVGFIQAISDGVLSAYIPLLEVLPEYQGRGVGSELVRRMLEELSDLYMVDVMCDPETQPFYARLGMQRAVGLIVRNYDRQSGT from the coding sequence ATGATCCGGTACATCAGCGCCCTCGACGACATCGGCGCCGGCCAGCTGCAGGGGTTTTTCGTCGGCTGGCCCCGTCCTCCTGCGCCCGAGACGTTCCTGCGCTTGCTGCAGGGCAGCTACCGGGTGATTCTGGCCGTGGACGGAAAGCGGGTGGTGGGCTTCATTCAGGCCATCAGCGACGGTGTGCTGAGCGCTTACATTCCCTTGCTGGAAGTGCTGCCCGAGTACCAGGGGCGGGGTGTTGGCTCAGAGCTGGTGCGCCGGATGCTGGAAGAACTGTCAGACCTGTACATGGTGGACGTCATGTGCGATCCGGAAACACAGCCGTTTTACGCGCGCCTGGGCATGCAGCGCGCTGTGGGCCTGATCGTGCGCAACTACGACCGGCAATCGGGAACATAA
- a CDS encoding VanZ family protein, translating into MRTWWLLALVHMAVIFVFSAQSGEGVGIPAPWDKLAHALEYALLGFLLARATGSWRAAWVIAALYGASDEIHQAFVPMRSAGLDDWLADLSGAFVGACLGAGRWPKRAHRHHNSARS; encoded by the coding sequence GTGAGAACGTGGTGGCTGCTGGCCCTGGTGCACATGGCCGTAATTTTTGTCTTCTCGGCCCAGAGCGGTGAGGGCGTGGGAATTCCGGCGCCCTGGGACAAGCTGGCGCACGCCCTGGAGTACGCGCTGCTGGGCTTTCTGCTGGCGAGGGCCACCGGAAGCTGGCGCGCCGCCTGGGTGATTGCCGCCCTGTACGGCGCGAGTGATGAAATTCATCAGGCTTTCGTACCGATGCGCTCTGCGGGCCTGGACGACTGGCTGGCAGACCTGTCCGGGGCGTTCGTGGGGGCGTGCCTGGGCGCCGGACGGTGGCCAAAAAGGGCGCACCGTCACCACAACAGCGCGCGAAGCTGA
- a CDS encoding VOC family protein yields MTDLLLDHVAIATPDLEVGSAPYLALGLAPEGPDEEVGSQGVRVRAFMVGASLVELLMPTRPDSPVAVFLEKRGPGLHHLAFRVEQLEAQIERLRHEGAVLLSDTPRPGRAGTRVVFAHPRWGAGTLIELVEHPAEPCAPERPQSVH; encoded by the coding sequence ATGACCGACCTTCTGCTCGATCACGTCGCCATCGCCACGCCTGACCTCGAGGTGGGCAGCGCTCCCTATCTCGCGCTGGGCCTCGCGCCCGAAGGTCCCGACGAGGAGGTCGGGTCGCAGGGAGTGCGGGTGCGGGCCTTCATGGTGGGCGCGAGCCTGGTAGAACTGCTGATGCCGACCCGCCCGGACAGCCCGGTCGCGGTGTTTCTGGAAAAGCGCGGTCCCGGGCTGCATCACCTCGCTTTTCGGGTGGAGCAGCTGGAAGCGCAGATCGAGCGTCTGCGCCATGAAGGCGCCGTGCTGCTGAGCGATACGCCGCGTCCGGGCCGCGCCGGCACGCGGGTGGTCTTCGCGCATCCCCGCTGGGGCGCCGGCACGCTGATCGAGCTGGTCGAGCATCCTGCCGAGCCCTGCGCGCCTGAGCGCCCTCAGAGCGTGCATTGA